The following are encoded together in the Streptomyces asoensis genome:
- a CDS encoding SLATT domain-containing protein, with protein MQPEGPPQDGRSEGAAGLRPGDLAGRTLPHGDWGEPAERLDELYRWVESGALATAAWYLADRVGKRRAARVLRTGAAVGAVCAAALPLLDVTRVVGGVAPWGYLALLLAVACLAVDRFFGVTSGWMRDVATAQAVQRRIQVLQFDWASESVREVLGPAEGTASEAAERCLAVLRRFSEDVTELVRTETADWMVEFRTGPAPMGMQAAVAPGGRPEAGSGYGRLPMPPGANTRPNMPRQRPPEPR; from the coding sequence ATGCAGCCCGAGGGTCCGCCCCAGGACGGGCGGAGTGAGGGCGCGGCCGGACTGCGCCCGGGCGATCTGGCCGGGCGGACGCTTCCGCACGGGGACTGGGGCGAGCCCGCCGAGCGGCTGGACGAGCTGTACCGCTGGGTGGAGTCCGGGGCCCTGGCGACCGCCGCCTGGTACCTCGCGGACCGGGTGGGCAAGCGGCGGGCCGCCCGGGTCCTGCGCACCGGGGCGGCGGTGGGGGCGGTGTGCGCGGCGGCGCTGCCGCTGCTGGACGTGACCCGGGTGGTGGGCGGTGTCGCGCCCTGGGGCTATCTGGCCCTGCTGCTGGCGGTGGCGTGCCTGGCCGTGGACCGGTTCTTCGGCGTGACGTCCGGCTGGATGAGGGACGTGGCCACCGCCCAGGCCGTGCAGCGCCGGATCCAGGTGCTCCAGTTCGACTGGGCCTCGGAGAGCGTCCGCGAGGTGCTGGGCCCGGCGGAGGGCACGGCGAGCGAGGCCGCCGAGCGGTGCCTCGCGGTGCTGCGCCGCTTCTCGGAGGACGTCACGGAGCTGGTGCGCACGGAGACGGCCGACTGGATGGTCGAGTTCCGGACCGGGCCCGCTCCGATGGGGATGCAGGCGGCGGTCGCCCCCGGCGGACGCCCGGAGGCCGGTTCGGGATACGGCCGCCTGCCGATGCCGCCCGGCGCGAACACCCGCCCCAACATGCCCCGCCAACGCCCCCCGGAACCCCGCTGA
- a CDS encoding YbaB/EbfC family nucleoid-associated protein: MIPGGGQPNMQQLLQQAQKMQQDLARAQEELANTEVDGQAGGGLVKATVTGSGELRGLRIDPKAVDPEDTETLADLIVAAVQAANENAQTLQQQKLGPLAQGLGGGGIPGLPF, from the coding sequence GTGATTCCCGGTGGTGGCCAGCCCAACATGCAGCAGCTGCTCCAGCAGGCCCAGAAGATGCAGCAGGACCTGGCCCGTGCCCAGGAGGAGCTGGCGAACACGGAGGTCGACGGTCAGGCGGGCGGCGGCCTGGTGAAGGCCACCGTGACCGGCTCCGGCGAGCTGCGCGGACTGCGGATCGACCCGAAGGCGGTGGATCCGGAGGACACCGAGACCCTCGCCGACCTGATCGTCGCGGCGGTCCAGGCGGCCAACGAGAACGCGCAGACGCTCCAGCAGCAGAAGCTCGGCCCGCTGGCCCAGGGACTGGGCGGCGGCGGCATCCCGGGTCTGCCTTTCTAG
- a CDS encoding SgcJ/EcaC family oxidoreductase, with protein MTRKTRIRAALVTTTAVVTATAVSAGVSAAGPEKSSEPTRKQIAALFDGWNAALRTGDAETVADRYADDAVLLPTVSNRVRTDRAGIVDYFEHFLLNKPVGKKVRTIINVLDRDSALDTGVYAFTLTDPVTGAKRVVEARYTYEYEKRGGVWKIVNHHSSAMPEG; from the coding sequence ATGACCCGCAAGACCCGCATACGCGCCGCCCTCGTCACCACCACCGCGGTCGTCACCGCCACCGCGGTGTCGGCCGGCGTCAGCGCGGCCGGTCCCGAGAAGTCCTCCGAGCCCACCAGGAAGCAGATCGCCGCCCTCTTCGACGGCTGGAACGCCGCGCTGCGGACCGGCGACGCCGAGACGGTGGCCGACCGGTACGCGGACGACGCGGTCCTGCTGCCCACCGTCTCCAACCGGGTGCGCACCGACCGCGCGGGCATCGTCGACTACTTCGAGCACTTCCTGCTGAACAAGCCGGTCGGCAAGAAGGTGCGGACGATCATCAACGTCCTGGACCGCGACTCCGCCCTCGACACGGGCGTCTACGCGTTCACCCTCACCGACCCGGTCACCGGCGCCAAGCGCGTCGTCGAGGCCCGTTACACCTACGAGTACGAGAAGCGCGGCGGTGTGTGGAAGATCGTCAACCACCACTCGTCCGCGATGCCCGAGGGCTGA
- a CDS encoding serine/threonine-protein kinase, whose product MEKLGPEDPQRIGGYRLLARLGAGGMGQVYLARSDRGRTVAVKLVRRELAAREEFRARFRQEVRNAQRVGGFWTAPVLDADTEAAVPWVATGYVAGPSLQQVVSHDHGPLPERSVRILAAGLAHALANIHAAGIVHRDLKPSNVMVTIEGPRVIDFGVARALESVSGDSRLTQTGAVIGSPGFMAPEQLRGAPVTPASDVFCLGSVITYAATGGLPFGPADSGPHALMFRIAQNEPDLSGVPEGIADLVRGCLRKDPGARPSLDRVLELTGVDDTVSDGRSRDPWLPGSLVAELGRHAVRLLEVEDPEGTGGTAGADLSGPGSPFPSPSYSGPSVHPAAPAQSGPPARPAAGAYPAAASEAFPQHSGPREDASSADHRPTLLAGADGIPAQPLPPGATAPAHPAYGRPQQHPQPSVPPALPDGWSPAPGGQAPYNPYADGPAGPGTGAGYGGYGPADPQEPQEPPRRSGRTTGLLVAVALVVAVAAGGSVYAFMNGDGDTTAQPTPAGSSAAKGSQLPSPDPTGSAPSSASPSASAADGVVPDSYLGSWTTTVTGAGGKETRRLTLTQGKVGDTVLALIADGKGYHCEFSATLSRRPGGDGPLEIGPSKVTAGEPLSACTPGAASEVTLLTDGGLRRENTGTGEKLTYTRN is encoded by the coding sequence ATGGAGAAGCTGGGCCCGGAGGACCCGCAGCGCATCGGCGGCTACCGGCTGCTCGCGCGGCTGGGCGCGGGCGGCATGGGGCAGGTCTACCTCGCCCGGTCGGACCGGGGGCGGACCGTCGCCGTGAAGCTGGTCCGGCGGGAGCTGGCGGCACGCGAGGAGTTCCGGGCGCGGTTCCGGCAGGAGGTGCGCAACGCCCAGCGGGTCGGCGGGTTCTGGACCGCGCCCGTCCTGGACGCCGACACCGAGGCCGCCGTGCCCTGGGTGGCCACCGGCTATGTCGCGGGGCCGAGCCTCCAGCAGGTCGTGAGCCACGACCACGGCCCGCTGCCCGAGCGGTCGGTGCGCATCCTCGCCGCCGGGCTCGCCCACGCGCTGGCCAACATCCACGCGGCCGGGATCGTCCACCGTGACCTCAAGCCGTCCAACGTGATGGTCACCATCGAGGGGCCGCGCGTCATCGACTTCGGTGTGGCGCGGGCCCTGGAGAGCGTGAGCGGGGACAGCCGGCTGACCCAGACCGGCGCGGTCATCGGCTCGCCCGGCTTCATGGCCCCCGAGCAGCTGCGCGGCGCCCCGGTCACGCCCGCGAGCGACGTCTTCTGCCTCGGCTCCGTCATCACCTACGCCGCCACCGGCGGGCTGCCCTTCGGTCCGGCCGACAGCGGGCCGCACGCCCTGATGTTCCGCATCGCCCAGAACGAACCCGACCTGTCGGGCGTCCCCGAGGGCATCGCCGACCTGGTCCGCGGCTGTCTGCGCAAGGACCCGGGCGCCCGTCCCTCCCTCGACCGCGTCCTGGAGCTCACCGGGGTCGACGACACCGTCTCCGACGGCCGCTCCCGCGATCCGTGGCTGCCCGGCTCCCTGGTGGCCGAGCTCGGCCGTCACGCCGTGCGGTTGCTGGAGGTGGAGGACCCCGAGGGCACCGGCGGAACGGCGGGTGCGGACCTGTCCGGTCCGGGTTCCCCCTTCCCGTCCCCCTCCTACTCCGGCCCGTCCGTCCACCCCGCGGCCCCCGCGCAGTCGGGTCCGCCGGCCCGGCCCGCCGCGGGCGCCTACCCGGCGGCCGCCTCCGAGGCCTTCCCGCAGCACTCCGGCCCGCGCGAGGACGCGTCCTCGGCGGACCACCGCCCCACGCTGCTCGCGGGCGCCGACGGCATCCCCGCGCAGCCCCTCCCGCCCGGGGCGACCGCCCCGGCCCACCCGGCGTACGGCCGCCCTCAGCAGCATCCGCAGCCGTCCGTGCCCCCGGCCCTGCCGGACGGCTGGTCGCCCGCGCCCGGCGGACAGGCGCCGTACAACCCGTACGCGGACGGTCCGGCGGGCCCCGGTACCGGCGCCGGGTACGGCGGGTACGGACCGGCGGACCCGCAGGAGCCGCAGGAGCCGCCGCGCCGCAGCGGCCGTACGACCGGCCTGCTCGTGGCGGTGGCCCTGGTGGTCGCGGTCGCGGCGGGCGGATCGGTGTACGCGTTCATGAACGGGGACGGCGACACCACCGCGCAGCCCACGCCCGCGGGGTCCTCCGCGGCGAAGGGCTCGCAGCTGCCGTCACCGGACCCGACCGGGTCCGCCCCGTCCTCGGCGTCCCCCTCCGCGTCCGCGGCGGACGGCGTGGTTCCCGATTCCTACCTCGGGAGCTGGACCACCACGGTCACCGGCGCGGGCGGCAAGGAGACCCGGCGGCTGACCCTCACCCAGGGGAAGGTGGGCGACACGGTGCTCGCGCTCATCGCCGACGGCAAGGGTTACCACTGCGAGTTCAGCGCCACGCTCTCCCGTCGCCCGGGCGGCGACGGCCCGCTGGAGATCGGCCCCTCGAAGGTCACCGCCGGAGAACCCCTCTCCGCGTGCACCCCCGGCGCCGCCTCGGAGGTCACCCTCCTCACCGACGGCGGCCTGCGCCGCGAGAACACCGGAACCGGCGAAAAACTCACCTACACCCGCAACTGA
- a CDS encoding aspartate aminotransferase family protein, which translates to MTPQTDPQAGAAVKAADRAHVFHSWSAQELIDPLAVAGAQGSYFWDYDGKRYLDLTSGLVYANIGYQHPKVVAAIQEQAAHLTTFAPAFAVEARSEAARLIAERTPGDLDKIFFTNGGADAVEHAVRMARLHTGRAKVLSAYRSYHGGTQQAVNLTGDPRRWASDTATAGVVHFWAPYLYRSRFYAETEEQETARALEHLETTIAFEGPGTIAAIILETVPGTAGIMVPPPGYLAGVRELCDTHGIVFVLDEVMAGFGRTGEWFAADLFDVKPDLMTFAKGVNSGYVPLGGVAISGAIAETFARRPYPGGLTYSGHPLACAAAVATIGVMAQEGIVENARDLGASVVGPGLRELAERHVSVGEVRGVGMFWALELVKNRETREPLVPYNAAGEANAAMAAFGAAAKKAGAWPFVNMNRTHFVPPLNVSESEVKEGLAALDAALTVADEYTER; encoded by the coding sequence ATGACCCCTCAGACCGACCCCCAGGCCGGCGCCGCCGTGAAGGCCGCGGACCGCGCGCATGTCTTCCACTCCTGGTCCGCCCAGGAGCTCATCGACCCGCTCGCCGTGGCCGGCGCGCAGGGGTCCTACTTCTGGGACTACGACGGCAAGCGGTACCTCGACCTCACCAGCGGGCTCGTCTACGCGAACATCGGCTACCAGCACCCGAAGGTCGTCGCCGCGATCCAGGAGCAGGCCGCCCACCTGACCACCTTCGCGCCCGCCTTCGCCGTCGAGGCCCGGTCGGAGGCGGCCCGTCTGATCGCCGAGCGCACCCCCGGCGACCTCGACAAGATCTTCTTCACCAACGGCGGGGCGGACGCGGTCGAGCACGCCGTGCGGATGGCCCGGCTGCACACCGGGCGCGCCAAGGTGCTGTCCGCCTACCGCTCGTACCACGGCGGCACCCAGCAGGCCGTGAACCTCACCGGCGACCCGCGCCGCTGGGCCTCCGACACCGCGACGGCCGGCGTCGTGCACTTCTGGGCGCCCTACCTGTACCGCTCCCGCTTCTACGCGGAGACGGAGGAGCAGGAGACCGCGCGGGCGCTGGAGCACCTGGAGACGACGATCGCCTTCGAGGGGCCCGGGACGATCGCCGCGATCATCCTGGAGACCGTCCCCGGCACCGCCGGGATCATGGTGCCACCGCCCGGCTACCTCGCCGGGGTGCGCGAGCTGTGCGACACCCACGGGATCGTCTTCGTCCTGGACGAGGTCATGGCCGGGTTCGGTCGCACCGGCGAGTGGTTCGCGGCCGACCTGTTCGACGTGAAGCCCGACCTGATGACCTTCGCCAAGGGCGTGAACAGCGGCTATGTCCCGCTCGGCGGGGTCGCGATCTCCGGCGCCATCGCGGAGACCTTCGCCAGGCGGCCCTACCCGGGCGGTCTGACGTACTCCGGGCACCCGCTGGCCTGCGCGGCCGCCGTCGCGACGATCGGCGTCATGGCGCAGGAGGGCATCGTCGAGAACGCGAGGGACCTGGGTGCCTCGGTCGTCGGTCCGGGGCTGCGGGAGCTGGCCGAGCGGCACGTCAGCGTCGGCGAGGTTCGCGGGGTCGGCATGTTCTGGGCGCTGGAGCTGGTCAAGAACCGGGAGACCCGCGAGCCGCTGGTGCCGTACAACGCGGCCGGCGAGGCCAACGCGGCGATGGCCGCGTTCGGGGCGGCCGCCAAGAAGGCCGGTGCGTGGCCGTTCGTGAACATGAACCGCACCCACTTCGTTCCGCCGCTCAACGTCTCCGAGTCCGAGGTCAAGGAGGGCCTTGCGGCCCTGGACGCGGCCCTCACCGTGGCCGACGAGTACACGGAGCGCTGA
- a CDS encoding response regulator transcription factor, with amino-acid sequence MHVLLVEDDEPVAESLRRGLRRYGFEVDWVTTGGAALAHPGPYDVVLLDLGLPDTDGLDVCKALRERGDVPIIVISARSDETDRVVGLELGADDYVSKPFGVREVIARIRAVMRRVRPRTGPGAAPGGPERYGSRLTVDRKAARVHVDGREVALAPKEYDLLSFLTEEPGALMSREQIMEAVWDANWFGPTKTLDVHVAALRRKFAGVVAIEAVRGVGFRLEIVGGAAPGPGGPAS; translated from the coding sequence GTGCACGTACTCCTGGTGGAAGACGACGAACCGGTCGCCGAGTCGCTGCGACGCGGACTGAGGCGCTACGGCTTCGAGGTCGACTGGGTCACCACCGGCGGCGCCGCGCTCGCCCACCCCGGCCCCTACGACGTCGTCCTGCTCGACCTGGGTCTTCCCGACACCGACGGCCTCGACGTCTGCAAGGCGCTGCGCGAGCGCGGTGACGTGCCGATCATCGTGATCAGCGCCCGCAGCGACGAGACGGACCGCGTGGTCGGCCTGGAGCTGGGCGCCGACGACTACGTGTCCAAGCCGTTCGGGGTCCGGGAGGTCATCGCCCGCATACGCGCGGTGATGCGGCGCGTGCGGCCGCGTACCGGGCCGGGCGCCGCGCCCGGCGGGCCGGAGCGGTACGGGTCCCGGCTGACCGTCGACCGCAAGGCGGCCCGCGTCCACGTGGACGGCCGGGAGGTCGCGCTCGCGCCGAAGGAGTACGACCTGCTGTCCTTCCTCACCGAGGAGCCCGGCGCGCTGATGTCGCGCGAGCAGATCATGGAAGCGGTCTGGGACGCGAACTGGTTCGGGCCGACGAAGACGCTGGACGTGCACGTGGCGGCGCTGCGCCGGAAGTTCGCCGGGGTCGTCGCCATCGAGGCGGTGCGCGGCGTCGGCTTCCGGCTGGAGATAGTCGGCGGGGCCGCCCCCGGCCCGGGCGGCCCGGCGTCATGA
- a CDS encoding PhzF family phenazine biosynthesis protein, producing MDVLRYVAFTTDPAGGNPAGVVLDATGADEAAMLATAAEVGYSETAFVVPGDDGTLSVRYFSPLAEVTFCGHATIATAVAHADRHGPGPLILHTRAGVVPVTSTVADDGTTSATLVSVAPRTEPLAEADLAELLSALRWSAGDLDPALPPRVAYAGAWHPVLAAADRGRLADLDYDMPALTALMARRGWTTIDLVRRESPTVFHARNPFPPGGVVEDPATGAAAAALGGYLRELGLVPVPATLTIHQGEDMGRPSLLTVSVPEGRDTGIAVTGAAVPV from the coding sequence ATGGACGTACTGCGATACGTGGCCTTCACCACCGACCCGGCCGGCGGCAACCCGGCGGGGGTCGTCCTGGACGCCACCGGCGCCGACGAGGCGGCCATGCTCGCGACGGCGGCCGAAGTGGGCTACTCGGAGACGGCGTTCGTGGTGCCCGGTGACGACGGCACCCTGTCGGTGCGGTACTTCAGCCCGCTCGCCGAGGTGACCTTCTGCGGACACGCGACGATCGCCACCGCCGTCGCCCACGCGGACCGGCACGGCCCCGGGCCCCTGATCCTGCACACCAGGGCGGGCGTCGTCCCCGTCACCAGCACCGTGGCCGACGACGGGACGACCAGCGCGACCCTGGTGAGCGTCGCGCCGCGCACCGAGCCCCTCGCGGAGGCCGACCTGGCCGAACTGCTGTCCGCGCTGCGCTGGTCGGCCGGCGACCTGGACCCGGCGCTGCCGCCGCGGGTGGCCTACGCGGGCGCCTGGCATCCGGTGCTGGCCGCCGCCGACCGGGGCCGCCTGGCGGACCTCGACTACGACATGCCCGCGCTCACCGCGCTGATGGCCCGCCGGGGCTGGACCACGATCGACCTGGTCCGGCGGGAGTCGCCCACCGTCTTCCACGCCCGCAACCCGTTCCCGCCCGGCGGTGTGGTCGAGGACCCGGCGACCGGAGCGGCGGCCGCCGCCCTCGGCGGGTACCTGCGCGAACTCGGACTCGTCCCCGTACCCGCGACCCTGACGATCCATCAGGGCGAGGACATGGGACGCCCGAGCCTCCTCACGGTCTCCGTCCCCGAGGGAAGGGACACCGGCATCGCCGTCACGGGCGCGGCCGTCCCCGTCTGA
- a CDS encoding sensor histidine kinase has product MIRQLIRSYVLLVAVAVLLFTVPVAFTLTAQLRGDTEVSMEREATTMALLLGNGDPASCRALEKMAGAYAAETKGKDEVQVTAAGGCAAGVPRPDRDAALARALEQGRPTTDWGSDLIWGRELVITVPAQEGTAVVGAVRIVSSTSGLTHRLWTIWGFRAGLAVAVLGVAALIGTAVARRITLPLRQLNDMASKFSDGDLTARSPVTGPQETQTLARTLNQAGERLDTLIASQRNFVADASHQLRTPLTALRLSLDNIADGVDDAFVREDVEQATAEVVRMSRLVNGLLVLARAEAKVTAAEPLSLTDIVAERLSVWRPAADERGVTIALRGSGVDDRPSVMAGPGHLEQVLDNVFSNALEVSPDGGRITVRTEPEGDQVVLSVADEGPGMSDAEKSRAFDRFWRGQGLTGRSGSGLGLAVVRQLVTDDGGTVALADAPGGGLCVRVTLRAAPRTG; this is encoded by the coding sequence ATGATCAGGCAGCTCATCCGCAGCTATGTGCTGCTGGTGGCCGTCGCCGTCCTGCTGTTCACGGTGCCGGTGGCGTTCACCCTCACCGCCCAGTTGCGCGGCGACACCGAGGTCTCCATGGAGCGCGAGGCGACCACCATGGCGCTGCTGCTCGGCAACGGCGACCCCGCCTCCTGCCGGGCGCTGGAGAAGATGGCCGGCGCGTACGCCGCGGAGACGAAGGGCAAGGACGAGGTCCAGGTCACGGCCGCCGGCGGGTGCGCGGCCGGTGTGCCGCGTCCGGACCGGGACGCGGCGCTGGCCAGGGCCCTGGAGCAGGGCCGGCCGACCACCGACTGGGGTTCGGACCTCATCTGGGGCCGCGAGCTGGTGATCACCGTCCCCGCGCAGGAGGGCACCGCGGTCGTCGGCGCCGTCCGGATCGTCTCCTCGACCTCGGGACTCACCCACAGGCTGTGGACGATCTGGGGATTCCGGGCCGGCCTCGCCGTGGCGGTGCTCGGTGTGGCCGCGCTGATCGGCACGGCCGTCGCCCGCCGGATCACCCTTCCGCTGCGCCAGCTCAACGACATGGCGAGCAAGTTCAGCGACGGCGACCTGACCGCCCGCTCCCCCGTGACGGGCCCCCAGGAGACACAGACCCTCGCGCGCACGCTCAACCAGGCGGGCGAGCGCCTCGACACGCTGATCGCCTCGCAGCGCAACTTCGTGGCGGACGCCTCGCACCAGCTGCGGACCCCGCTGACGGCGCTGCGCCTCTCCCTGGACAACATCGCCGACGGTGTCGACGACGCGTTCGTCCGGGAGGACGTGGAGCAGGCCACGGCCGAGGTGGTGCGGATGAGCAGGCTGGTCAACGGCCTGCTGGTGCTGGCCAGGGCCGAGGCCAAGGTGACGGCGGCGGAACCGCTGTCGCTGACCGACATCGTGGCGGAGCGCCTGTCGGTGTGGAGGCCGGCCGCCGACGAGCGCGGAGTCACCATCGCGCTCAGGGGGAGTGGTGTCGACGACCGGCCGTCTGTGATGGCCGGCCCCGGTCATCTGGAGCAGGTGCTGGACAACGTGTTCTCCAACGCCCTGGAGGTGTCGCCCGACGGCGGGCGGATCACCGTGCGGACGGAGCCGGAGGGCGACCAGGTGGTGCTGTCGGTCGCCGACGAGGGCCCCGGCATGTCCGACGCGGAGAAGTCCCGTGCCTTCGACCGCTTCTGGCGCGGCCAGGGTCTCACCGGGCGCTCCGGGTCCGGACTCGGCCTCGCCGTCGTCCGGCAGCTGGTGACGGACGACGGCGGGACGGTGGCGCTGGCGGACGCGCCCGGGGGCGGCCTGTGTGTGCGCGTGACGCTCCGGGCGGCCCCGCGCACGGGCTGA
- a CDS encoding DUF5063 domain-containing protein, whose protein sequence is MSDATLHATGRNPDDFAVQIADQVESFLVAVTEVAKGDEPGSAVPFLLLEVSQLLLAGGRLGAHEDIVPDERYEPDPGFEPDADELRENLARLLEPVDVYSEVFDPYEPRKAPVPARISDDLADVIADLRHGMVHYRAGRVTEALWWWQFSYFSNWGSTASATLRALHSVLAHIRLNQPLEELDGLDTDQSTLGDETLEFEAGRVMAEEIGERLGVHPANRG, encoded by the coding sequence ATGTCTGACGCCACGCTGCACGCGACGGGACGGAACCCGGACGACTTCGCGGTCCAGATCGCGGACCAGGTCGAGAGCTTCCTGGTGGCCGTCACCGAGGTGGCGAAGGGTGACGAGCCGGGCTCGGCGGTCCCCTTCCTGCTGCTGGAGGTCTCCCAGCTGCTCCTGGCCGGCGGCCGGCTCGGCGCGCACGAGGACATCGTCCCCGACGAGCGCTACGAGCCCGACCCGGGTTTCGAGCCCGACGCCGACGAGCTCCGCGAGAACCTGGCCCGGCTGCTGGAGCCGGTGGACGTCTACTCGGAGGTCTTCGACCCGTACGAGCCCCGCAAGGCGCCCGTGCCGGCCCGGATCTCCGACGACCTCGCCGACGTCATCGCCGATCTGCGCCACGGCATGGTCCACTACCGCGCGGGCCGGGTCACCGAGGCCCTGTGGTGGTGGCAGTTCTCCTACTTCTCCAACTGGGGCTCCACCGCCTCGGCGACCCTGCGCGCCCTGCACTCGGTGCTCGCGCACATCCGGCTGAACCAGCCCCTGGAGGAGCTGGACGGTCTCGACACCGACCAGAGCACGCTCGGCGACGAGACCCTCGAGTTCGAGGCCGGCCGGGTCATGGCGGAGGAGATCGGCGAGCGGCTGGGCGTCCACCCGGCGAACCGGGGATAA
- the recR gene encoding recombination mediator RecR, giving the protein MYEGVVQDLIDELGRLPGVGPKSAQRIAFHILQAEPTDVRRLAQALMEVKAKVRFCATCGNVAQEELCGICRDPRRDPAVICVVEEPKDVVAVERTREFRGRYHVLGGAISPIEGVGPDDLRIRELLARLADGTVTELILATDPNLEGEATATYLARMIKPMGLKVTRLASGLPVGGDLEYADEVTLGRAFEGRRLLDV; this is encoded by the coding sequence TTGTACGAAGGCGTGGTCCAGGACCTCATCGACGAGCTGGGGCGGCTGCCCGGCGTCGGTCCCAAGAGCGCGCAGCGGATCGCCTTCCACATCCTCCAGGCGGAACCGACGGACGTACGGCGGCTCGCGCAGGCCCTGATGGAGGTCAAGGCGAAGGTCCGCTTCTGTGCCACCTGCGGCAACGTGGCGCAGGAGGAGCTGTGCGGCATCTGCCGGGACCCGCGCCGCGACCCGGCGGTCATCTGCGTCGTCGAGGAGCCGAAGGACGTCGTCGCGGTCGAGCGCACCCGTGAGTTCCGCGGCAGGTACCACGTCCTGGGCGGCGCCATCAGCCCCATCGAGGGCGTCGGCCCCGACGACCTGCGCATCCGGGAGCTGCTCGCGCGGCTGGCCGACGGCACGGTCACGGAGCTGATCCTCGCCACGGACCCCAACCTGGAGGGCGAGGCGACGGCCACCTACCTCGCCCGCATGATCAAACCCATGGGCCTGAAGGTCACCCGCCTGGCCAGCGGCCTCCCGGTGGGCGGCGACCTGGAATACGCGGACGAGGTCACCCTCGGCCGCGCCTTCGAGGGGAGACGACTCCTAGATGTCTGA